Proteins from a genomic interval of Ptychodera flava strain L36383 chromosome 7, AS_Pfla_20210202, whole genome shotgun sequence:
- the LOC139136586 gene encoding D-beta-hydroxybutyrate dehydrogenase-like — protein sequence MENSDTSRYAFVTGATSGIGLAIARKLAQHGYNILYNGFGDDALIVKLQEEFEKVYKVRAHYLPGDLTKQDDIERTCQEILKINKTGVDVLVNNAGFQYVSPVQDFPVEKWNDMISVMLTAPFIFIKHLLPGMLEKGWGRIINISSVHGQVASKDKTAYVSAKHGIIGLTKTVALETAGTGVTCNALCPGWVGTELFWKQVRAKAKDQGIAEEEAKNNIVSAKQPSGETVEEDHLGEAVLFMCSQAASQMTGSCLTIDGGWLAQ from the exons ATGGAGAACAGCGATACATCTCGATACGCTTTTGTAACCGGTGCAACAAGTGGTATTGGTCTGGCTATTGCCCGTAAACTAGCTCAACACGGATACAATATACTCTATAATGGTTTCGGCGACGACGCTCTCATAGTAAAACTCCAGGAAGAGTTTGAAAAGGTGTATAAAGTGAGGGCGCACTACCTGCCAGGTGATCTAACCAAGCAAGATGATATAGAAAGAACGTGTCaggaaatattgaaaatcaacaaaactgGTGTAGATGTCTTGGTGAACAATGCAG GTTTTCAATACGTTTCTCCAGTTCAAGATTTTCCAGTAGAAAAGTGGAATGACATGATATCTGTCATGTTGACGGCACCATTTATCTTTATAAAACATCTTTTACCAGGGATGCTGGAGAAAG GCTGGGGTCGgatcataaacatttcctcAGTTCACGGACAAGTAGCGTCAAAAGACAAAACTGCATACGTGTCAGCTAAACACGGCATTATTGGTTTGACTAAG ACAGTAGCCTTGGAAACCGCCGGTACCGGTGTGACTTGCAATGCTTTATGCCCTGGTTGGGTAGGAACGGAAT TATTCTGGAAGCAAGTCCGAGCCAAGGCCAAAGATCAAGGTATAGCTGAAGAAGAAGCAAAG AACAATATCGTCAGCGCCAAGCAACCATCTGGAGAGACTGTGGAAGAAGATCAC CTTGGCGAAGCAGTTCTGTTTATGTGCTCACAGGCAGCAAGTCAAATGACTGGATCTTGTCTAACGATAGATGGTGGTTGGCTGGCACAATAA
- the LOC139136588 gene encoding D-beta-hydroxybutyrate dehydrogenase-like has protein sequence MISVMLTAPFIFTKHLLPGMLDKGWGRIINISSVHGQVASKYKTAYVSAKHGIIGLTKTVALETAVWVYHAMPSVPALLKQNSFWIKYRHKLKNNVLQTRKLWKDSW, from the exons ATGATTTCTGTAATGTTGACTGCTCCATTTATCTTTACAAAACACCTTCTGCCGGGGATGCTGGACAAAG GTTGGGGTCGCATCATTAACATTTCTTCAGTCCATGGCCAAGTTGcgtcaaaatataaaacagctTACGTTTCTGCGAAACACGGTATAATTGGTTTGACCAAG ACAGTTGCCTTGGAAACAGCAGTTTGGGTGTATCATGCAATGCCATCTGTCCCGGCGCTGTTAAAACAGAAC tctttttgGATCAAGTACAGGCACAAGCTAAAGAACAACGTATTACAAACGAGGAAGCTATG GAAAGATTCCTGGTGA